Proteins encoded together in one Rhizobacter sp. J219 window:
- a CDS encoding thiolase family protein, translated as MASKGFFGGFDDIWMIDGVRTPMVDYCGELGAVSATDLGIKVAREVLARTGVPAADIGSVIAGNMAPSDFFQFMYPRLVGLYAGVPVEVPAIMVQRICGTGFELFRQAGEQISNGYCDAALVVGAESMTRNPIAAFTHRTGFKLGAPVEFKDFMWEALIDPAPNITMIQTAENLAKKYGITRAEVDAYASRSFARAVAAQEEGFFAGEICAVTPETFKLDGYADRHIELPRKVEKLDRDTHVRPSPLEVLAKLRTVYPGGVQTGGNSSALVDAGAAAVVASGTYVKAHKHKPLARVLAAAAVGVPPEIMGIGPAPAIRLLLERTGLKLDDIGRFEINEAQGAQTLAVAKELGLDQDRLNVHGGAIALGHPLAATGVRLTITVARALRKSGLRYGISSACVGGGQGIALLLENPDAA; from the coding sequence ATGGCCAGCAAAGGCTTCTTCGGCGGCTTCGACGACATCTGGATGATCGACGGCGTGCGCACGCCGATGGTTGACTACTGCGGCGAGCTCGGCGCGGTGAGCGCCACCGACCTCGGCATCAAGGTCGCCCGCGAGGTGCTCGCCCGCACCGGCGTGCCGGCTGCCGACATCGGCTCGGTGATCGCCGGCAACATGGCGCCGAGCGACTTCTTCCAGTTCATGTACCCGCGTCTCGTGGGTCTCTACGCCGGGGTGCCGGTGGAAGTGCCCGCGATCATGGTGCAGCGCATCTGCGGCACCGGCTTCGAACTCTTCCGCCAGGCTGGCGAGCAGATCAGCAACGGCTACTGCGATGCGGCGCTGGTCGTCGGCGCGGAGTCAATGACGCGCAACCCGATCGCCGCCTTCACCCACCGCACCGGTTTCAAGCTCGGCGCGCCGGTGGAGTTCAAGGACTTCATGTGGGAAGCGCTGATCGACCCGGCGCCGAACATCACCATGATCCAGACAGCCGAGAACCTGGCCAAGAAGTACGGCATCACGCGCGCCGAGGTCGATGCGTATGCCTCGCGCTCGTTCGCCCGCGCGGTCGCCGCGCAGGAAGAAGGCTTCTTCGCCGGTGAGATCTGCGCCGTCACGCCCGAGACCTTCAAGCTCGACGGCTATGCCGACCGCCACATCGAGCTGCCGCGCAAGGTCGAGAAGCTCGACCGCGACACCCACGTGCGCCCCTCGCCGCTGGAAGTGCTGGCCAAGCTGCGCACGGTGTACCCGGGCGGCGTGCAGACCGGCGGCAACAGCTCGGCGCTGGTCGATGCGGGTGCGGCGGCCGTGGTCGCGAGCGGCACCTACGTCAAAGCCCACAAGCACAAGCCTCTCGCACGCGTGCTCGCCGCCGCTGCGGTCGGCGTGCCGCCCGAGATCATGGGCATCGGCCCGGCCCCCGCGATCCGCCTGCTGCTGGAGCGCACCGGTCTCAAGCTCGACGACATCGGCCGCTTCGAGATCAACGAAGCGCAAGGCGCGCAGACCCTCGCCGTCGCCAAGGAACTCGGCCTCGACCAGGACCGGCTCAACGTGCACGGCGGCGCCATCGCGCTCGGCCACCCGCTCGCCGCCACCGGCGTGCGGCTCACGATCACCGTGGCCCGTGCGCTGCGCAAGAGCGGCCTGCGCTACGGCATCTCGTCGGCCTGCGTGGGCGGTGGACAAGGCATCGCGCTGCTGCTTGAAAACCCTGACGCCGCGTGA
- a CDS encoding SDR family NAD(P)-dependent oxidoreductase has protein sequence MKIQGQAALVTGGASGLGAATARELARRGAKVAILDLNTALGEKVAAEIGGIALKCDITDTYSVTAALDAAEKAHGPARIVMNIAGIGTAKRVVQKDGSPAPLEDFERVIRVNLIGTYNVIRLAAARIVALEALEDGERGVFVNTASAAAFDGQVGQEAYSASKGGLAAMTLPLARDLAQFGVRACTIAPGLFLTPLLAELPQAVQESLAASIPFPKRLGKPEEFGHLAASIVENLSLNGEVIRLDGALRMAAR, from the coding sequence ATGAAGATCCAAGGACAAGCAGCCCTCGTCACCGGCGGAGCCTCGGGCCTCGGTGCGGCCACCGCGCGTGAGCTCGCGCGCCGCGGCGCCAAGGTCGCGATCCTCGACCTCAACACCGCGCTCGGCGAGAAGGTTGCAGCCGAGATCGGCGGCATCGCGCTCAAGTGCGACATCACCGACACCTATTCCGTCACCGCTGCGCTCGACGCCGCCGAGAAGGCCCACGGCCCGGCGCGCATCGTGATGAACATCGCCGGCATCGGCACCGCCAAGCGGGTGGTGCAGAAGGATGGTTCCCCCGCGCCGCTGGAAGACTTCGAACGCGTGATCCGCGTCAACCTGATCGGCACCTACAACGTGATCCGCCTCGCGGCCGCGCGCATCGTGGCGCTTGAAGCTTTGGAAGATGGCGAGCGCGGTGTGTTCGTCAACACCGCCTCGGCCGCGGCCTTCGACGGCCAGGTCGGGCAAGAGGCCTACTCGGCGTCGAAGGGCGGCCTCGCCGCGATGACGCTTCCACTCGCCCGCGACCTCGCGCAGTTCGGCGTGCGCGCCTGCACCATCGCCCCGGGTCTCTTCCTCACCCCGTTGCTGGCCGAGCTGCCGCAAGCGGTGCAGGAGTCGCTCGCGGCCAGCATCCCCTTCCCCAAGCGCCTGGGCAAGCCCGAAGAGTTCGGCCACCTCGCGGCCAGCATCGTCGAGAACCTGTCGCTCAACGGCGAGGTGATCCGCCTCGACGGGGCACTGCGCATGGCCGCCCGCTGA
- a CDS encoding thioesterase family protein, with product MPRTTTYSVTVQFGDCDPGGIVFFPNFCRWMDAASLTFFMQCGVKPWRTLENERGIVGTPLLEIHTKFHKTATYGDTLTVHTHIDDWRRVAFTQVHRVTRGDELICEGREVRAFVTRDPHDRERLRAIPVPEDIQALCS from the coding sequence ATGCCCCGCACCACCACCTACAGCGTGACCGTGCAGTTCGGCGACTGCGATCCCGGGGGCATCGTGTTCTTCCCGAACTTCTGCCGATGGATGGACGCGGCCTCGCTGACCTTCTTCATGCAATGCGGCGTGAAGCCGTGGCGTACCCTGGAAAACGAGCGCGGCATCGTGGGAACGCCGCTGCTGGAGATCCACACCAAGTTCCACAAGACCGCGACCTACGGCGACACGCTCACCGTGCACACGCACATCGACGATTGGCGCCGCGTGGCCTTCACCCAGGTGCACCGCGTGACGCGTGGCGACGAGCTGATCTGCGAAGGCCGCGAGGTGCGCGCCTTCGTGACACGCGACCCGCACGACCGCGAGCGCCTGCGTGCGATCCCCGTCCCCGAAGACATCCAAGCCCTGTGCAGTTGA
- a CDS encoding ABC transporter substrate-binding protein, whose translation MKAFRPLALALATLFAAGAAQADITIGVVLPLTGPGNGLGIPVNNYVKLWPTSIAGEKLNVIVLDDASDPTKGVQNAKKLVTEDKVDLLVGSAVTPVAIAMAGVAAEAQTVQLMMSPANLPAGRDTWSFRLPQSNAVMAHALIEHMKKKGIKQIGFLGYTDAYGEGWLNDFKAESAKLGGPQIVAVERFARPDTSVTAQALKLVAANPPAILVVASGSGAAMPHKGLIERGYKGTIYQTHAAASRDLMRIGGKDVEGSFVVSGPAVAPEQLPDSHPSKKLALDFVQKYEKAYGAGSRNQFGAHGYDAVIVLEKVVPVALKAGKPGTQAFRTALRDAIENMGRTVLSQGVVTYSKDNHWGFTTETGVILKVVKGEWDVEN comes from the coding sequence ATGAAAGCCTTCCGACCTCTCGCCCTGGCCCTGGCCACCCTGTTCGCCGCGGGTGCGGCCCAGGCCGACATCACCATCGGCGTGGTGCTCCCCCTCACCGGGCCGGGCAACGGCCTGGGCATTCCCGTCAACAACTACGTGAAGCTGTGGCCGACGAGCATCGCCGGCGAGAAGCTCAACGTCATCGTGCTCGACGACGCGAGCGACCCCACCAAGGGCGTGCAGAACGCCAAGAAGCTCGTCACCGAAGACAAGGTCGACCTGCTGGTGGGCTCGGCCGTGACGCCGGTCGCCATCGCGATGGCCGGTGTGGCCGCCGAAGCGCAGACGGTGCAGCTGATGATGTCGCCTGCCAACCTGCCGGCTGGCCGCGACACCTGGTCGTTCCGCCTGCCGCAGAGCAACGCCGTGATGGCCCATGCGCTCATCGAGCACATGAAGAAGAAGGGCATCAAGCAGATCGGCTTCCTCGGCTACACCGATGCCTACGGTGAAGGCTGGCTCAACGACTTCAAGGCTGAGTCGGCCAAGCTGGGCGGCCCGCAGATCGTGGCGGTGGAGCGCTTCGCGCGCCCCGACACCAGCGTGACCGCGCAGGCGCTCAAGCTGGTCGCGGCCAACCCGCCGGCGATCCTCGTCGTCGCCTCGGGCAGCGGTGCCGCCATGCCGCACAAGGGCCTGATCGAGCGTGGCTACAAGGGCACGATCTACCAGACCCACGCCGCGGCCTCGCGCGACCTGATGCGCATCGGCGGCAAGGACGTCGAAGGCTCCTTCGTCGTCTCGGGCCCGGCGGTCGCACCCGAGCAACTGCCCGATTCGCACCCGTCGAAGAAGCTCGCGCTCGACTTTGTTCAGAAGTACGAGAAGGCCTATGGCGCCGGCAGCCGCAACCAGTTCGGCGCGCACGGCTATGACGCCGTCATCGTGCTCGAGAAGGTGGTGCCGGTCGCGCTCAAGGCCGGCAAGCCGGGCACGCAGGCCTTCCGCACCGCGCTGCGCGATGCCATCGAGAACATGGGCCGCACGGTGCTGTCGCAAGGTGTGGTGACCTACTCGAAGGACAACCACTGGGGCTTCACGACGGAAACCGGCGTGATCCTCAAGGTGGTCAAGGGCGAGTGGGACGTTGAGAACTGA
- a CDS encoding branched-chain amino acid ABC transporter permease, whose amino-acid sequence MDFSIASILTLDGVTNGAIYALLALATVLVFAITRVIFIAQGEFVAYGAITLAMLQNGNPVGSFWQRHGDLPGTVWLLLVVALIAVVVDGVRGSRRGLSSSQLLVDAAKTLAVPVLVFAVAWFAGPRGWPLWAQSLFTLAVVTPLGPLVYRLAYEPVADASVLVLLIVSVGVHFALTGLGLVFFGAEGFRNPSFWDERFQIGAMTVSGQAIIIFIASIALMAALFVFFELTLRGKALRATAVNRLGARLMGISTSGAGKLTLGLAAFMGALSGLLIGPTTTVFYDSGFLIGLKGFVAAIFGGLASYPAAVLGALFVGVLESFGSFWASAFKEVIVFTVIIPVLLWRSFLHGHDDEE is encoded by the coding sequence ATGGACTTCTCTATCGCCAGCATCTTGACGCTGGATGGCGTCACCAACGGTGCCATCTATGCGCTGCTGGCCCTGGCCACCGTGCTGGTGTTTGCCATCACCCGGGTCATCTTCATTGCGCAGGGCGAGTTCGTCGCCTACGGCGCGATCACGCTGGCGATGCTGCAGAACGGCAACCCGGTGGGCAGCTTCTGGCAGCGGCACGGTGACTTGCCGGGCACGGTGTGGCTGCTGCTGGTGGTGGCGCTGATCGCGGTGGTGGTGGATGGCGTGCGCGGCAGCCGCCGCGGCCTGTCGTCGAGCCAGTTGCTGGTCGATGCGGCCAAGACGCTGGCGGTGCCGGTGCTGGTGTTTGCCGTGGCCTGGTTCGCCGGGCCTCGGGGCTGGCCGCTGTGGGCACAAAGCCTCTTCACGCTGGCCGTCGTCACCCCGCTCGGGCCGCTGGTGTATCGCCTGGCGTATGAGCCGGTCGCGGATGCGAGCGTGCTGGTGCTGCTCATCGTCTCGGTCGGCGTGCACTTCGCGCTCACGGGGCTCGGCCTTGTCTTCTTCGGCGCGGAAGGCTTCCGCAACCCGAGCTTCTGGGACGAGCGCTTCCAGATCGGCGCGATGACGGTGTCGGGCCAGGCCATCATCATCTTCATCGCGTCGATCGCGCTGATGGCCGCGCTCTTCGTTTTCTTCGAGCTGACGTTGCGCGGCAAGGCGCTGCGCGCGACGGCGGTGAACCGCCTCGGCGCGCGGCTGATGGGCATCTCGACCTCGGGTGCCGGCAAGCTGACGCTCGGCCTCGCCGCCTTCATGGGCGCGCTGTCGGGCTTGCTCATCGGGCCGACGACCACCGTCTTCTACGACTCCGGCTTCCTCATCGGCCTGAAAGGCTTCGTCGCCGCGATCTTCGGCGGCCTCGCGAGCTACCCGGCCGCCGTGCTGGGCGCGCTCTTCGTCGGCGTGCTGGAAAGCTTCGGCTCGTTCTGGGCGAGTGCCTTCAAGGAAGTGATCGTGTTCACCGTGATCATCCCGGTTCTGTTGTGGCGGTCGTTCCTGCACGGGCACGACGACGAAGAGTGA
- a CDS encoding branched-chain amino acid ABC transporter ATP-binding protein/permease, whose product MNIRRTSLIVFLLALAVLPLLPVPEFWITQANYIGLYALVALGLVLLTGVAGLTSFGQAAFVGMGAYTTAYLTTAHGFSPWVTVWIGLVITAVFALVLAWVTLRMSGHYLPLATIAWGLSLYYTLGNIDALGKYDGLLGLPAINFFGTELKSGRSFYYLLWVIVVLASFATLHLLDSRIGRALRAVKGGTTMAEAMGVNTFRTKVMAFVIAALFAAVSGWLFAHFQRTVNPSPFGLNKGIEYLFMAVLGGVGHVWGAIVGAGIVKILEEQLQVWLPKLMGSSGNYEVIVFGIALVLVLHYARDGVWAFIEGWLPPVKRKVDWHDAAPLVEQTKPPQGELVLDVKTVRKQFGGLVAVNDVSFQVKAGEIVGLIGPNGAGKSTTFNLVTGVLPATSGEVSFRGQRIDGMASRDIARRGLSRTFQHVKMIPTMTVLENVALGAHLRGSRGVASAMLRLDRAEERSLLREAERQLKRIGMEQYLHEQAGNLAMGPQRLMEIARALCADPALLLLDEPAAGLRHKEKQALVEVLRQLRSEGLSILLVEHDMDLVMQVTDRIVVMEFGTKLMEGTPSEVQASPAVRAAYLGTEH is encoded by the coding sequence ATGAACATCCGTCGCACCTCCCTCATCGTCTTCCTGCTGGCGCTGGCCGTGCTGCCGCTGCTGCCGGTGCCCGAGTTCTGGATCACCCAGGCCAACTACATCGGCCTCTATGCGCTCGTCGCGCTGGGCCTGGTGCTGCTGACCGGCGTGGCCGGCCTCACCTCCTTCGGCCAGGCGGCCTTTGTGGGCATGGGCGCGTACACCACCGCCTACCTCACCACCGCGCATGGCTTCTCGCCCTGGGTCACGGTGTGGATCGGCCTCGTGATCACCGCGGTGTTCGCCCTCGTGCTCGCCTGGGTCACGCTGCGCATGTCGGGCCATTACCTGCCGCTGGCCACCATCGCCTGGGGCCTGAGCCTGTACTACACGCTCGGCAACATCGACGCACTCGGCAAGTACGACGGCCTGCTCGGCCTGCCGGCGATCAACTTCTTCGGCACCGAGCTGAAGTCCGGCCGCAGCTTCTACTACCTGCTGTGGGTGATCGTGGTGCTGGCCTCGTTTGCCACGCTCCACTTGCTCGACTCGCGTATCGGCCGCGCGCTGCGCGCGGTGAAAGGCGGCACCACCATGGCCGAGGCGATGGGCGTCAACACCTTCCGCACCAAGGTGATGGCCTTCGTGATCGCGGCGCTCTTCGCGGCCGTGTCGGGCTGGCTCTTCGCGCACTTCCAGCGCACCGTGAACCCCTCGCCCTTCGGTCTGAACAAGGGCATCGAGTACCTCTTCATGGCGGTGCTCGGCGGCGTGGGCCATGTGTGGGGTGCCATCGTCGGTGCGGGCATCGTGAAGATCCTGGAAGAGCAGTTGCAGGTGTGGTTGCCCAAGCTCATGGGCAGCAGCGGCAACTACGAGGTGATCGTGTTCGGTATCGCGCTGGTGCTGGTGCTGCACTACGCCCGCGATGGCGTGTGGGCCTTCATCGAAGGCTGGCTGCCGCCGGTCAAGCGCAAGGTCGACTGGCACGACGCTGCGCCGCTCGTCGAGCAGACCAAGCCGCCGCAAGGTGAGCTGGTGCTCGACGTGAAGACCGTGCGCAAGCAGTTCGGTGGCCTGGTGGCGGTGAACGACGTGAGCTTTCAGGTCAAGGCCGGCGAGATCGTCGGCCTGATCGGGCCCAACGGGGCCGGCAAGTCGACGACCTTCAACCTCGTGACCGGGGTGCTGCCGGCGACGAGCGGTGAGGTGAGCTTCCGTGGCCAGCGCATCGACGGCATGGCGTCGCGCGACATCGCACGGCGTGGCCTGTCGCGCACCTTCCAGCACGTGAAGATGATTCCGACGATGACGGTGCTCGAGAACGTGGCGCTCGGCGCGCACCTGCGCGGCTCGCGCGGCGTGGCGTCGGCGATGCTGCGGCTCGACCGCGCCGAGGAGCGTTCGCTGCTGCGTGAAGCCGAGCGGCAGTTGAAGCGCATCGGCATGGAGCAGTACCTGCATGAGCAGGCGGGCAACCTGGCGATGGGGCCGCAGCGGCTGATGGAGATCGCGCGCGCGCTGTGTGCCGATCCGGCGCTCTTGCTGCTCGACGAGCCGGCTGCCGGTCTTCGGCACAAGGAGAAGCAGGCGCTGGTGGAGGTGCTGCGGCAGCTGCGTTCCGAAGGGTTGTCGATCCTTCTCGTCGAGCACGACATGGACCTGGTGATGCAGGTCACGGATCGGATCGTGGTGATGGAGTTCGGGACCAAGCTGATGGAGGGCACGCCTTCTGAGGTGCAGGCGTCGCCGGCTGTTCGTGCGGCTTATCTTGGGACGGAGCACTGA
- a CDS encoding ABC transporter ATP-binding protein: MTSPLLKVSNLHAAYGHAEVLHGLSFEAQRGSVVTVIGPNGAGKSTLLNALMGVMPAKGDIAYGGKPIGKRSLEERVMQGIALVPETRALFSTMPVEDNLLLGAYRHVRQGQAQARETMEEVFTRFPRLKERRKQLAGTLSGGERQMLAVGRALMSKPQLLMLDEPSLGLAPLIVKEVFKTIADLRATGVTILLVEQNARAALDVADHGYVLEMGEIALSGPAADLAKDPRVIDTYLGAARKKAEA; the protein is encoded by the coding sequence ATGACAAGCCCCTTGCTGAAAGTCAGCAACCTCCACGCCGCCTACGGCCACGCCGAAGTCCTCCACGGCCTCAGCTTCGAGGCCCAGCGAGGCAGCGTCGTCACCGTCATCGGCCCCAACGGCGCCGGCAAGAGCACCCTGCTCAACGCCCTGATGGGCGTGATGCCCGCCAAAGGCGACATCGCCTACGGCGGCAAGCCCATCGGCAAGCGCAGCCTCGAAGAACGTGTGATGCAAGGCATCGCCCTCGTCCCCGAAACGCGCGCCCTGTTCTCCACCATGCCGGTCGAAGACAACCTCCTCCTCGGCGCCTACCGACACGTGCGCCAGGGCCAGGCGCAGGCGCGCGAGACGATGGAGGAGGTCTTCACCCGCTTCCCGCGTCTCAAGGAGCGCCGCAAGCAACTCGCCGGCACGCTCTCGGGTGGCGAGCGCCAGATGCTGGCCGTCGGCCGCGCGCTGATGAGCAAGCCGCAGCTGTTGATGCTCGACGAGCCCTCCCTCGGCCTCGCGCCGCTGATCGTGAAGGAAGTGTTCAAGACCATCGCCGACCTGCGCGCCACCGGCGTGACCATCCTGCTCGTCGAGCAGAATGCTCGCGCCGCGCTCGACGTGGCCGATCACGGCTACGTGCTCGAGATGGGCGAGATCGCGCTCAGCGGCCCCGCCGCCGACCTGGCCAAGGACCCGCGCGTGATCGACACCTACCTCGGCGCCGCGCGCAAGAAGGCGGAAGCCTGA